A genomic window from Pseudomonadales bacterium includes:
- a CDS encoding acyl-CoA synthetase — protein sequence MVWNFADVFEAIAEVSNDELPACIHAGPGGAAGITISWPELMRRSNRLARYLAAQGLRPGSKVAHYMRNCPAYVETMVASFKGRYVHVNVNYRYRNNELHYILDNSDAEAVVYGAEFREHVAALRPRLPKVRVWIEVTPYFEQPQDRAAHFAVCYDDVVGEGDGSPLDIERSGKDLLFIYTGGTTGMPKGVMWEHEAIWQAGGSGASLLNPGQSAPESPAEHAQRVAKAPMRGKMLAACPLMHGTAMLTSINTLTQGGCVVTVPEHSLDPHAMWATVERYRVNSLAIVGDAFAKPLLRALEEKPGSYDLSSVMGIVSSGVMWSPEVKRGLLRHNPNMVLMDSFGASEAIGFGTSRTTGDEEATTAKFSIGEHCKVFTEDHRPVQPGSGEPGFIARPGPIPVGYYQDPEKTATTFPVIDGVRYSVPGDWCVVEADGTLTLLGRGSVCINSGGEKIYPEEIEEALKTHPNVEDALVVGVPDERWGQAVIGVVVPGDPAKFDEAALREHVKSQLAPYKAPKRILISDVPLRAPNGKADYKIVTEFARAAVGNVSGAKR from the coding sequence ATGGTCTGGAACTTCGCCGACGTCTTTGAAGCCATCGCCGAGGTCAGCAACGATGAGCTACCGGCCTGCATCCACGCGGGCCCGGGCGGCGCGGCAGGCATCACGATCTCATGGCCGGAGCTGATGCGGCGCAGCAACCGACTGGCCCGCTATCTGGCCGCCCAAGGCCTGCGTCCGGGCAGCAAGGTCGCGCACTACATGCGCAACTGCCCTGCGTACGTCGAGACTATGGTCGCGAGCTTCAAGGGCCGCTATGTCCACGTGAACGTCAACTACCGCTACCGCAACAACGAGCTGCACTACATCCTCGACAACTCGGACGCCGAGGCCGTAGTGTACGGCGCCGAGTTCCGCGAGCACGTGGCGGCGCTGCGCCCGCGCCTGCCGAAGGTACGTGTCTGGATCGAGGTCACACCCTACTTCGAGCAGCCGCAAGATCGTGCCGCACACTTCGCCGTGTGCTACGACGACGTCGTCGGCGAAGGCGACGGCTCGCCACTCGACATCGAACGCAGCGGCAAGGACCTGCTTTTCATCTACACCGGAGGCACCACCGGCATGCCCAAGGGCGTGATGTGGGAGCACGAAGCCATCTGGCAGGCCGGCGGCTCTGGAGCTTCGTTGCTGAATCCCGGCCAGTCCGCACCCGAGTCCCCGGCGGAGCACGCCCAGCGCGTCGCCAAGGCCCCCATGCGGGGCAAGATGCTGGCCGCCTGTCCGCTCATGCACGGCACCGCCATGCTGACGAGCATCAACACGCTGACCCAGGGTGGCTGCGTGGTCACGGTGCCGGAACACAGTCTCGACCCCCACGCCATGTGGGCAACGGTCGAGCGCTACCGGGTCAACTCGCTGGCCATCGTCGGCGACGCCTTCGCCAAGCCCCTGCTGCGCGCCCTCGAGGAGAAACCCGGCAGCTACGACCTCTCCAGCGTGATGGGCATCGTCAGCTCGGGCGTCATGTGGTCCCCGGAGGTGAAGCGCGGGCTGCTGCGCCACAACCCCAACATGGTGCTGATGGACTCTTTCGGCGCCTCCGAGGCCATAGGCTTCGGCACGTCCCGGACCACCGGCGACGAGGAAGCCACCACGGCTAAGTTCAGCATCGGCGAGCACTGCAAAGTATTCACCGAAGATCATCGTCCCGTACAGCCCGGTAGCGGCGAACCAGGTTTCATCGCCCGCCCCGGCCCGATTCCGGTGGGTTACTACCAGGACCCGGAGAAAACGGCAACGACGTTCCCCGTGATCGACGGCGTGCGCTACTCCGTCCCGGGCGACTGGTGCGTGGTCGAAGCCGACGGTACGCTGACCCTGCTCGGCCGGGGCTCCGTGTGTATCAACTCTGGAGGCGAGAAGATTTATCCCGAGGAGATCGAGGAGGCGCTCAAGACCCATCCCAACGTGGAGGACGCGTTGGTGGTGGGCGTGCCAGACGAGCGCTGGGGGCAGGCAGTGATCGGGGTCGTCGTCCCCGGGGATCCGGCAAAATTCGACGAGGCTGCGCTGCGCGAGCACGTCAAGTCACAGCTCGCGCCCTACAAGGCCCCGAAGCGGATCCTGATCTCCGACGTTCCCCTGCGGGCACCGAACGGCAAGGCCGATTACAAGATTGTCACGGAATTCGCCAGGGCCGCCGTCGGCAACGTCTCGGGGGCCAAACGCTGA
- a CDS encoding 4-hydroxythreonine-4-phosphate dehydrogenase PdxA, giving the protein MIGITPGDPCGIGPEVVAKSLATGLPYASCRPVVIGSIAAVALGAEVAGADLKIRRIEDLSQAGREEGTVDVFDPGNLDASEIELGVAKESCGRANGQWLQAAADLAMSGRIAASVMAPVNGEALAKGGMTGGLPGTDPGSLYLTLLSGPLRVVHVFDHVPLEDVCRNLSQELVTRAILRTAESLERWGIANPRVGVAGLNPHARGRQESASIEPGVAAAAAAGVAVEGPIAPDTVFRHCIEGRYDVVIAMFHDQGHIAIKTWGFEGNCAVFLGAPYLFLSVGHGTAYDIAGQGVADHRMMLSALLQAASLASGRGFC; this is encoded by the coding sequence TTGATCGGTATTACCCCTGGCGATCCCTGCGGCATTGGGCCCGAGGTCGTCGCAAAGTCGCTGGCGACCGGTTTACCCTATGCGAGCTGCCGTCCCGTGGTGATCGGCAGCATAGCAGCGGTTGCACTGGGTGCCGAGGTGGCGGGGGCCGACCTGAAGATCCGGCGGATCGAGGATCTGTCGCAGGCGGGGCGTGAGGAGGGCACCGTGGATGTCTTCGATCCGGGCAACCTCGACGCGTCGGAGATTGAGCTCGGTGTGGCCAAGGAGAGCTGCGGGCGCGCCAACGGGCAGTGGCTCCAGGCCGCCGCCGACCTGGCCATGTCCGGTCGGATCGCAGCCAGTGTGATGGCGCCGGTCAACGGCGAGGCGCTGGCGAAGGGCGGCATGACAGGGGGGCTGCCAGGCACGGATCCGGGTTCCTTGTATCTGACGTTGCTGTCCGGACCGTTGCGTGTCGTGCATGTGTTCGATCACGTCCCCCTCGAGGACGTCTGCCGGAACCTCTCGCAGGAACTCGTCACACGCGCGATCCTCCGCACGGCCGAATCCCTAGAGCGCTGGGGAATCGCCAATCCGCGTGTCGGTGTCGCTGGGCTGAACCCGCACGCGCGCGGGCGCCAGGAAAGTGCGTCGATCGAGCCTGGGGTGGCGGCGGCAGCGGCGGCCGGGGTCGCCGTCGAGGGTCCCATTGCACCGGACACCGTGTTCCGACACTGCATCGAGGGCCGCTACGACGTAGTGATCGCCATGTTCCACGACCAGGGCCATATAGCCATCAAGACCTGGGGTTTCGAAGGCAACTGCGCTGTGTTCCTGGGTGCGCCTTATCTGTTTCTGAGCGTTGGACACGGCACGGCCTACGACATTGCCGGACAGGGGGTTGCCGATCACCGGATGATGCTCTCCGCCCTTCTTCAGGCTGCGAGTCTGGCATCTGGCCGCGGGTTCTGTTGA
- a CDS encoding MaoC/PaaZ C-terminal domain-containing protein, which translates to MEIVGIGIAWEDLPVGRRFRTLARTVTETDLVNFINTTGMVEVLFTDAEYAARHAPRGGRLVPGALVYAIAEGLLVQSTLQRTGLAFLSMTFDVKDPTFVGDTVHVVVEVLESRATWKDPNRGLVRTRNNIVNQRGETVISYAPLRLSAGRTLRDSSGD; encoded by the coding sequence ATGGAGATCGTCGGCATCGGAATCGCGTGGGAGGATCTGCCGGTGGGCAGACGCTTCCGGACCCTCGCACGGACCGTCACCGAAACGGACCTCGTCAACTTCATCAATACCACCGGCATGGTGGAGGTGCTGTTCACGGACGCCGAGTACGCCGCGCGACACGCGCCTCGAGGAGGTCGCCTGGTGCCGGGCGCGCTGGTGTATGCGATTGCCGAGGGGCTGCTGGTGCAATCCACGCTGCAGCGGACCGGCCTTGCCTTCCTGTCGATGACCTTTGACGTCAAGGACCCTACCTTCGTCGGAGACACCGTGCACGTGGTAGTGGAAGTGCTGGAAAGCCGGGCCACCTGGAAGGACCCCAACCGGGGCCTGGTGCGTACCCGCAACAACATCGTCAACCAACGCGGCGAGACGGTGATCTCTTACGCACCGCTGCGGCTCTCCGCGGGGCGCACCCTGAGAGACTCGAGCGGCGACTGA
- a CDS encoding SDR family oxidoreductase, producing the protein MPTLEGKVALVTGAGGGLGRSHALLLAREGAAVVVNDLGGARDGTGAGHGMADQVVEEIRIAGGKAIADYGSVSDEHDAAAMVQTAVENFGGLDICICNAGILRDKSFKNMTADMWDAVIDVHLRGTYVVSKAAYDRMLEQQRGGRIIVTSSTAGLIGNFGQTNYGAAKAGVAGFMRCLAREGIRYGITVNVLAPAAWSRMTEDLLPEAAKDRFAPEKVSPVVAWLCTDAAADVTGRIFCASGNRISMLNWQVDTLAEQEQDAPLTVEGAGEIMESTRDRWPKPLNPMDV; encoded by the coding sequence ATGCCGACCTTGGAAGGAAAAGTGGCCCTGGTGACCGGAGCAGGCGGGGGGCTGGGTCGCAGCCATGCGCTGCTGCTCGCGCGCGAAGGTGCCGCGGTGGTAGTGAATGACCTCGGCGGCGCCCGGGATGGTACCGGTGCAGGTCACGGCATGGCGGATCAGGTCGTCGAGGAGATTCGTATCGCCGGCGGTAAGGCCATCGCCGACTACGGCTCCGTGAGCGATGAACATGATGCCGCTGCCATGGTGCAGACTGCCGTCGAGAATTTCGGTGGTCTGGATATCTGCATCTGCAACGCCGGGATTCTGCGTGACAAGTCATTCAAGAACATGACCGCGGATATGTGGGATGCGGTCATCGATGTCCATCTGCGGGGCACGTACGTCGTGTCGAAGGCCGCCTATGACCGGATGCTCGAGCAGCAGCGGGGCGGGCGGATCATCGTCACCAGTTCCACTGCGGGGCTCATCGGCAACTTCGGCCAGACCAACTACGGGGCGGCCAAAGCGGGTGTCGCCGGCTTCATGCGCTGCCTGGCGCGGGAAGGCATCCGCTACGGCATCACCGTCAACGTGCTGGCACCGGCGGCCTGGTCGCGGATGACCGAGGATCTGCTCCCGGAAGCGGCCAAGGATCGCTTCGCGCCGGAGAAGGTTTCACCGGTGGTGGCGTGGCTGTGCACCGACGCCGCGGCCGACGTGACCGGCAGGATTTTCTGCGCGAGCGGCAACCGCATCAGCATGCTGAACTGGCAGGTCGACACGCTGGCAGAGCAAGAGCAGGACGCGCCGCTGACCGTGGAAGGGGCGGGCGAGATCATGGAGTCGACCCGCGATCGCTGGCCGAAGCCGTTGAACCCGATGGATGTATGA
- a CDS encoding VOC family protein, which translates to MAVSALGYIGLEVRDTAAWDGFLHDAVGLMRGRPTPAGIATYRTDDQAQRLCLHHGASDDVGYLGFQVRDPAALQAVARQLEHDGFGVELASGDQCAERRVMEMIRTTDPDGLEVEIFCGPYLAPECPFRSIVCSGFVTAEQGLGHVVLSVADSDAARRFYEQALGFCLSDFVVLGPPGGSIEIVFLHCNPRHHTVALAPVPGGKRLLHFMVQMQNLNDVGSALDRCGAGGVPLSMGLGCHTNDHMVSFYAVTPSGFDVEIGSGARIIDEATWRVARHAAVSIWGHRRPH; encoded by the coding sequence ATGGCGGTATCGGCGCTGGGTTACATCGGGCTCGAGGTGCGTGACACTGCTGCCTGGGACGGATTTCTGCACGATGCGGTTGGACTGATGCGTGGGAGACCGACGCCGGCTGGCATCGCGACCTACCGGACCGACGACCAGGCTCAGCGGCTGTGCCTGCACCACGGTGCGTCCGACGACGTGGGTTACCTGGGTTTTCAGGTGCGCGACCCGGCGGCGTTGCAGGCCGTTGCCCGGCAGCTCGAGCACGACGGCTTCGGCGTCGAGTTGGCGAGCGGGGATCAGTGCGCTGAGCGCCGGGTAATGGAGATGATCCGAACGACCGACCCGGATGGGCTGGAGGTGGAGATTTTTTGCGGACCCTATCTGGCGCCGGAATGCCCGTTTCGCTCCATCGTCTGCTCGGGTTTCGTGACGGCCGAGCAAGGACTCGGCCACGTGGTGTTGTCGGTGGCCGATTCCGATGCCGCGCGCCGCTTCTATGAGCAAGCTCTGGGCTTTTGCCTCAGCGATTTCGTCGTGCTTGGCCCACCTGGGGGGAGCATCGAAATCGTGTTTTTGCACTGTAACCCGCGACATCACACCGTAGCGCTGGCACCGGTACCGGGCGGCAAGCGGCTGCTTCACTTCATGGTGCAGATGCAGAACCTCAACGACGTGGGATCCGCGCTGGACCGCTGCGGTGCGGGAGGCGTGCCGCTCAGCATGGGTCTGGGCTGTCACACCAACGATCACATGGTGAGTTTCTACGCTGTCACGCCATCCGGTTTCGACGTGGAAATCGGCAGCGGTGCCCGAATCATCGACGAAGCGACCTGGCGAGTGGCGCGCCATGCCGCAGTGAGCATCTGGGGGCATCGGCGTCCCCACTGA
- a CDS encoding Rieske 2Fe-2S domain-containing protein: protein MLIKATTVASYDHLVRPDAVHGDVYTDPGIFREELDHIFSRCWVYIGHDSEIPHPGDFKRSTLGTRPVIFCRDRDHRVQVLFNRCRHRAALVCLPDSGNAEGFHCDYHGWQYRLSGELDRVPYAEAYENLDMGSLGLGKPPRVSSYRGFVFASCAADGAGLEEELGHPCMEQIDLFCDLSPEGRIRLQAGVSKLAYDGNWKLQMENSIDGYHPNFTHQSFFAGMRGPGGARVDMFDGNSAALCRALGNGHTLLDYRRYNVTHARARIEALQATSWGRQYYQDLVAAHGEPRAEMVLSAGGTHMNVFPNLVVLGQQVRTIRPIRHDRTEVLLAPALLEGVPDEINTQRLRAYEAFYSPQGGGIHDDIEMFSRVTEGLKCDHDPWLLFQRGKHREQHDEDGTIVGQVTDEVSQRAMWRRWKALMETS from the coding sequence ATGCTTATCAAGGCTACGACGGTCGCCAGCTACGATCACCTCGTCCGCCCGGACGCCGTGCATGGTGACGTCTATACCGACCCCGGGATCTTTCGCGAGGAGTTGGACCACATCTTCTCCCGTTGCTGGGTATACATCGGACACGACAGCGAGATTCCCCACCCTGGCGACTTCAAACGCAGCACCCTCGGCACGCGGCCGGTGATTTTCTGCCGTGACCGCGATCACCGCGTCCAGGTGCTGTTCAACCGATGCCGTCATCGGGCCGCGCTGGTCTGCCTGCCGGACTCCGGGAATGCCGAGGGGTTCCACTGCGATTACCACGGCTGGCAGTACCGGCTGAGCGGTGAGCTGGACCGCGTGCCCTACGCCGAGGCCTACGAGAACCTCGACATGGGCTCCCTCGGTCTCGGCAAGCCGCCGCGCGTGAGCAGCTATCGCGGGTTTGTGTTCGCGAGCTGCGCAGCCGATGGAGCGGGCCTCGAGGAGGAATTGGGACACCCCTGCATGGAGCAGATAGATCTGTTCTGCGATCTCTCGCCGGAAGGCAGGATCCGCCTTCAGGCGGGCGTATCCAAGCTGGCCTACGATGGCAACTGGAAGCTGCAGATGGAGAACTCCATCGACGGCTACCATCCGAACTTTACCCATCAATCGTTCTTCGCCGGCATGCGCGGGCCCGGCGGCGCGCGTGTGGACATGTTCGACGGAAACTCCGCAGCGCTCTGCCGGGCTCTGGGCAACGGTCACACGCTGCTCGATTATCGCCGTTACAACGTCACCCATGCCCGCGCGCGTATCGAAGCGCTCCAGGCAACCTCCTGGGGCCGTCAGTACTACCAGGACCTGGTGGCCGCCCACGGGGAACCGCGCGCGGAGATGGTCCTGAGCGCCGGCGGCACCCACATGAACGTTTTTCCCAATCTCGTTGTGCTCGGTCAGCAGGTCAGGACGATCCGGCCGATCCGTCACGACCGCACCGAGGTGTTGCTGGCACCGGCGCTGCTCGAGGGCGTGCCGGACGAGATCAACACCCAGCGCCTGCGTGCCTACGAAGCGTTTTACAGCCCTCAGGGCGGCGGCATTCACGACGACATCGAGATGTTCAGCCGCGTGACCGAAGGCCTGAAATGCGACCACGATCCATGGCTGCTGTTTCAGCGCGGCAAGCACCGGGAACAACACGACGAGGACGGCACCATTGTCGGACAGGTAACGGACGAGGTGTCACAGCGGGCCATGTGGCGCCGCTGGAAAGCGCTGATGGAAACTTCATGA
- a CDS encoding aromatic-ring-hydroxylating dioxygenase subunit beta, with translation MSDLQHRVEQFLYQEACLMDENRYEDWLALFTEDCRYWIPSNREGADPTREVSILYGDHAVLENHVRRLASGKAFAQSPPSRMRRIVANVVADADAAGEIEAAANFVVFETRLHVQRLHAGRSLYRLVEHNGGLAIRYKQITLLGIDEPQENITFLL, from the coding sequence ATGAGCGACCTACAGCATCGCGTCGAGCAATTCCTGTACCAGGAAGCCTGCCTGATGGACGAGAACCGGTACGAGGACTGGCTGGCGTTGTTTACCGAGGATTGCCGCTACTGGATTCCCTCGAATCGCGAAGGCGCCGACCCCACCCGAGAGGTCTCTATCCTCTATGGCGACCATGCCGTGCTTGAAAACCACGTGCGCCGCCTGGCCAGCGGCAAGGCCTTCGCCCAATCACCGCCGTCGCGTATGCGCCGAATCGTTGCAAACGTCGTGGCCGATGCTGACGCCGCCGGCGAGATCGAGGCCGCCGCGAACTTCGTCGTCTTCGAGACCCGACTTCACGTGCAGCGTCTGCACGCGGGACGCAGTCTTTATCGCCTGGTCGAGCACAACGGCGGTCTGGCCATCCGTTACAAGCAGATCACTCTGCTGGGTATCGACGAGCCGCAGGAGAACATCACTTTTCTGCTATGA
- a CDS encoding MarR family transcriptional regulator yields the protein MREQLRTVDMTDPLNDHLGFLVHDLARAFTAAYAARMSSLDLSRAQARAIAYVQRFPGVTQVELSEYLGVGRMAMTGLLDRMESKGLVERKEDTSDRRVKRVHLTKAARDMQPQMESIARELHAGSITGVSARDLRNTVKVLLRILHNVGSLVTQDSADEAV from the coding sequence ATGCGAGAACAGCTGCGTACGGTGGACATGACCGATCCACTCAATGACCATCTAGGGTTTCTCGTGCACGATTTGGCGCGCGCATTCACCGCCGCTTATGCGGCTCGCATGTCCTCTCTCGATCTTTCCCGCGCCCAGGCTCGGGCCATTGCCTATGTGCAGCGCTTTCCGGGGGTCACCCAAGTGGAACTCTCCGAGTACCTGGGCGTCGGTCGCATGGCAATGACCGGGTTGCTGGATCGAATGGAAAGCAAGGGATTGGTAGAGCGGAAGGAAGATACGAGCGATCGTCGCGTCAAACGCGTCCATCTCACGAAAGCTGCCAGAGACATGCAGCCGCAGATGGAGTCGATTGCGCGGGAACTGCATGCCGGCTCGATCACGGGGGTTTCTGCGAGAGATCTGCGAAACACCGTGAAGGTGCTGCTGCGGATCCTCCACAACGTGGGGTCACTAGTCACTCAGGACTCGGCTGACGAAGCGGTATGA
- a CDS encoding zinc-binding dehydrogenase: MLPRKSFAMVQTGVRILEPRDIEIPDIDAFSAILELEACGICGSDYEQYEGALRTPMPVIPGHEPLGRIARIGDVAAERWGVDVGDRVAVETMLSCRHCSTCFDGRYHLCENRRIYSYIPLSESPGLWGGYAQYMYLHANSVIHRMDPSLPAELAVMFNPLGAGFRWAVELPKTMPGESVVILGPGQRGLSCVIACREVGAGTIIVTGLAADARKLALARAFGADHTVDVDNEPAVERVRALTDGGADVVIDVSAYATKPVRDALDMVKPGGRIVLAGVKGFRPVDDFVSDLIVMKEITIHGAIGVTSSGYRSAIRLIESGRSPIQQMHTHDFSLENADLAIRTLAREVENDESIHSCLIPPK, encoded by the coding sequence ATGTTGCCCAGAAAATCATTCGCCATGGTGCAGACGGGCGTTCGAATCCTCGAACCCCGCGACATCGAGATCCCGGACATCGACGCGTTCAGCGCCATCCTCGAGCTTGAAGCTTGCGGTATCTGCGGCAGCGACTATGAGCAGTATGAGGGGGCTCTGCGTACTCCCATGCCGGTGATACCAGGACACGAACCTCTGGGCAGGATCGCTCGAATCGGGGATGTCGCGGCCGAGCGGTGGGGCGTGGACGTCGGCGACCGGGTGGCGGTAGAAACGATGCTGTCCTGCAGACACTGCTCCACCTGCTTCGATGGCCGCTATCACCTCTGCGAGAACCGTCGCATCTACTCGTACATCCCGCTGAGCGAGTCGCCCGGGCTCTGGGGCGGATACGCTCAGTACATGTATCTGCACGCTAACTCGGTGATTCATCGCATGGACCCATCGCTACCCGCCGAACTGGCGGTGATGTTCAATCCATTGGGGGCCGGATTCCGCTGGGCGGTCGAACTGCCGAAAACGATGCCGGGCGAGAGCGTCGTCATCCTTGGGCCCGGCCAGCGCGGTCTGTCCTGCGTGATTGCCTGCCGGGAAGTGGGGGCGGGAACGATCATCGTGACTGGACTCGCTGCCGACGCACGTAAGCTGGCGCTTGCCCGGGCCTTCGGTGCCGACCACACTGTCGACGTCGACAACGAACCCGCCGTCGAGCGAGTCAGAGCCCTGACCGACGGCGGCGCCGACGTCGTGATCGACGTCTCGGCCTACGCGACCAAACCCGTCCGCGATGCTCTCGACATGGTCAAGCCGGGAGGCAGAATCGTGCTCGCCGGAGTGAAAGGTTTCCGGCCGGTGGATGATTTCGTTTCCGATCTAATCGTCATGAAGGAGATCACCATTCACGGCGCGATCGGGGTGACCTCCTCCGGCTACCGCAGTGCCATTCGGCTGATCGAGTCGGGCCGATCCCCCATCCAACAAATGCA